A genomic window from Candidatus Thiocaldithrix dubininis includes:
- a CDS encoding inorganic phosphate transporter produces the protein MDLLSQHAHIYIILAAVFGLFMAWGIGANDVANAMATSVGSKAITLKQALVLAAIFEFLGAYLAGGQVTETIRKGLIDTDAFTGNPELLIWGMLAALLAAGVWLLIATQRGWPVSTTHSIVGAIVGFAAVGVGVDAVNWSTVATTATSWVFSPVIAGVVAFLIFMSIQKLVMDTRSPLQNAIKYGPFYLFMVGFVLALLTIKKGLKHVGLDIPEGMDILISVGIGALIAFVGSILIRRVKIDPQQERRFNYENVEKIFAVLMIFTASTMAFAHGSNDVANAVGPMAAVIDVATTGVLSAKATVPSWVLLMGAVGIVLGLATYGYKVIATVGHDITELTPSRGFSAEIATAMTVVMASYTGIPVSTTHTLVGAILGVGFARGIAAIDLRVVGGIFMSWVVTLPAGALLAVIFFYLLRGIFL, from the coding sequence ATGGATTTACTCAGTCAACACGCCCATATTTACATTATCTTAGCCGCCGTGTTTGGTTTATTTATGGCTTGGGGCATCGGTGCGAATGACGTAGCGAATGCAATGGCTACTTCCGTCGGTTCTAAAGCCATTACCCTAAAACAAGCACTGGTGCTAGCTGCTATTTTCGAGTTCTTGGGCGCCTATTTAGCAGGCGGTCAAGTTACCGAAACAATTCGCAAAGGCTTAATTGATACGGATGCGTTTACGGGCAATCCCGAATTACTGATATGGGGTATGTTAGCCGCCTTACTAGCTGCTGGTGTTTGGTTATTAATTGCCACACAACGCGGTTGGCCGGTTTCTACTACCCATAGTATTGTGGGCGCAATTGTTGGGTTTGCGGCGGTAGGTGTAGGGGTTGATGCCGTTAATTGGTCAACCGTAGCAACAACGGCAACTAGCTGGGTATTTTCACCTGTCATTGCCGGTGTAGTAGCGTTTCTGATTTTCATGAGTATCCAAAAATTGGTAATGGATACGCGTAGCCCCTTACAGAACGCTATCAAATACGGCCCATTTTACTTATTCATGGTGGGCTTTGTGTTAGCCTTACTCACGATTAAAAAAGGTTTAAAACACGTTGGCTTAGATATTCCAGAAGGCATGGACATTCTCATTTCGGTGGGTATTGGGGCTTTAATTGCCTTTGTAGGTAGCATTCTAATTCGCCGTGTCAAAATTGATCCTCAACAAGAACGGCGCTTTAACTATGAAAACGTCGAGAAAATTTTTGCGGTCTTAATGATCTTTACAGCTTCGACAATGGCATTTGCACACGGTTCTAATGACGTTGCCAATGCGGTAGGGCCAATGGCAGCCGTCATTGATGTTGCCACCACGGGTGTTCTATCCGCAAAAGCGACTGTGCCTTCTTGGGTATTATTAATGGGCGCGGTGGGAATTGTGTTAGGCCTTGCTACTTATGGCTATAAAGTGATTGCGACCGTTGGGCATGATATTACTGAACTTACGCCTAGCCGTGGTTTTTCGGCTGAAATTGCCACAGCAATGACCGTAGTAATGGCATCTTATACAGGTATTCCGGTCTCCACCACACATACACTAGTCGGTGCAATTCTAGGCGTGGGCTTTGCGCGTGGGATTGCCGCCATTGACTTACGCGTGGTCGGCGGCATCTTTATGTCGTGGGTGGTAACCCTACCGGCGGGCGCATTATTAGCCGTAATCTTCTTCTATTTGTTACGCGGCATTTTCTTGTAA
- a CDS encoding TIGR00153 family protein — protein sequence MPKRPIAGLFGKSPVRPLQEHMYVVYKGVKHLISLTEGMNQQNPEQIQQAQQAIVASEHMADDMKRELRHNLPRGFFMPVDRRDLLDVLWMQDRIINQAKDIAGLVVGRNMQLPESMRELFQQYVERCVAAVKQALKVINELDELVETGFRGLEVEHVEEMLKLLSSIEHETDELQGKLRNILFALEDTMRATDVMFTYRLLEWTGNLADDAQRVGSRLQLMLAR from the coding sequence GTGCCTAAAAGACCAATAGCAGGATTGTTTGGGAAGTCGCCTGTACGCCCCTTACAAGAACATATGTATGTGGTTTACAAAGGAGTAAAACACTTAATTAGCCTAACAGAAGGCATGAATCAGCAGAACCCTGAACAGATTCAACAAGCCCAGCAAGCCATTGTTGCTAGTGAACATATGGCTGATGATATGAAACGCGAGTTGAGACATAACTTGCCACGCGGTTTTTTCATGCCTGTGGATCGGCGTGATCTATTAGATGTGTTATGGATGCAGGATCGGATTATTAATCAGGCTAAAGATATTGCTGGATTAGTGGTGGGGCGCAATATGCAACTACCGGAATCCATGCGAGAGCTATTCCAACAATATGTTGAGCGCTGTGTGGCGGCTGTCAAACAAGCATTAAAGGTCATAAATGAATTAGATGAGCTAGTTGAAACCGGTTTTCGTGGTTTAGAAGTCGAACATGTTGAAGAAATGCTTAAATTACTGAGCAGTATTGAGCATGAAACCGATGAATTGCAGGGTAAACTACGCAATATTCTATTTGCGCTAGAAGATACCATGCGTGCCACCGATGTCATGTTCACCTATCGCTTATTAGAGTGGACGGGTAATCTTGCGGACGATGCCCAACGCGTGGGTAGCCGCTTGCAATTGATGTTAGCACGTTAA
- a CDS encoding UDP-2,3-diacylglucosamine diphosphatase, with amino-acid sequence MATWFISDLHLNANQPALIQQACEFLEHLPANTDALYILGDLFEYWVGDDSLNTPYTSALQSVFTGLKQLKQRGIPVYFQHGNRDFILGQAFADYTGLCLLPESVVIDLYGTPSLLMHGDTLCTDDVAYQQARVLLRNPQWQQQALNQPIEARIQQALAMRAQSQIHQMQAESIVDVNQTAVIQAMQQANVTRLIHGHTHRPAHHKFLLHDQAMNRIVLGDWHINRPSFLKIDEQHLTLNF; translated from the coding sequence ATGGCGACTTGGTTTATTTCCGACTTACATTTAAATGCCAATCAACCCGCCCTTATTCAGCAAGCCTGTGAATTTCTTGAACATCTGCCCGCTAATACCGATGCTTTATATATCTTAGGTGATTTATTTGAATATTGGGTAGGTGACGACAGTTTAAATACACCTTATACCAGCGCGTTACAAAGTGTATTTACTGGCTTAAAACAGCTCAAACAACGCGGTATTCCCGTCTATTTCCAACACGGCAATCGCGATTTTATTCTGGGGCAAGCCTTTGCTGATTATACAGGTCTATGCTTATTACCCGAAAGCGTCGTAATTGACTTATACGGTACACCCAGTCTACTTATGCACGGTGACACGCTTTGCACAGACGATGTAGCTTATCAACAAGCCCGCGTCTTATTACGCAATCCGCAATGGCAACAACAAGCCTTAAACCAACCGATTGAAGCGCGTATTCAGCAAGCTTTAGCCATGCGGGCGCAAAGTCAAATCCATCAAATGCAAGCCGAAAGCATTGTCGATGTTAATCAAACAGCCGTCATACAAGCGATGCAGCAAGCCAATGTTACTCGTTTAATTCACGGTCACACACACCGCCCAGCTCATCATAAATTTTTATTGCATGATCAAGCTATGAACCGCATTGTGCTAGGTGATTGGCATATTAATCGCCCCAGTTTTTTAAAAATTGATGAACAGCACTTGACTTTAAACTTTTAA
- a CDS encoding DUF4124 domain-containing protein, which yields MFNYKPLLVLVVFITEFSHASFYRWTDAKGIVHYTDAIPPEHAQTGHLELDAQGMRIKAVAAALSKEQIAEAAAKRLTNHDENLVANYLSVTELEAVYRAKLALLEKNKQFMQTRRDALVERVSQVKAQITEHKASDNAKQLQDFVIEATQTLKSYDSSLHDMDQEQERLTQTFEKDKQRLTELLEKQQQ from the coding sequence ATGTTTAACTATAAACCCCTGCTAGTTTTAGTGGTATTTATCACAGAATTCAGCCACGCCAGTTTTTACCGTTGGACAGATGCTAAAGGCATCGTGCATTACACTGATGCTATTCCACCCGAACATGCGCAAACAGGGCATTTAGAATTAGATGCGCAAGGCATGCGTATTAAAGCCGTCGCTGCTGCGCTGTCTAAAGAACAAATTGCGGAAGCAGCCGCCAAGCGTTTAACCAATCATGATGAAAATTTAGTCGCCAACTACCTGAGTGTTACTGAACTCGAGGCAGTTTATCGGGCTAAACTGGCGTTGTTAGAAAAGAATAAGCAATTTATGCAAACCCGCCGCGATGCCTTAGTCGAACGTGTTAGCCAAGTGAAAGCACAAATTACCGAACATAAAGCCAGCGATAACGCAAAACAGTTGCAAGATTTCGTAATTGAAGCCACGCAAACCCTGAAAAGTTATGATAGCAGTTTGCACGATATGGATCAGGAGCAAGAACGCTTAACACAGACCTTTGAAAAAGATAAACAGCGCCTTACCGAGTTATTAGAAAAGCAACAACAATAG
- a CDS encoding SPOR domain-containing protein produces the protein MQTQLKLAALGLLVGVLATGCAPNPGAQSTTNGYNGSSVNTNANSNYNSQANPQTNYNYDYNANSNSANPPASSNTYDYSSGNSAANNANPMPSMNDQYNAYNNNNSNSSSGSSNYYDYSGSSNSSGSSYSGSNSYSAGSAYSGASSGSASGSFAIQVLASGNRNTANSMQQQMQGQGFNAVVDSVGGLYKVRIPYTSRGDAQSNLSRVRGSVPDAFLTTR, from the coding sequence ATGCAAACTCAATTAAAATTAGCTGCACTTGGGCTATTAGTCGGTGTATTAGCCACAGGTTGCGCACCTAATCCGGGTGCACAATCCACTACCAATGGTTACAACGGGAGCAGCGTTAATACCAACGCAAATTCTAATTATAACTCACAGGCAAATCCTCAAACCAATTACAACTATGACTATAACGCTAATAGTAATAGTGCAAATCCTCCGGCTAGTAGCAATACCTATGATTATAGCAGTGGCAATAGCGCCGCTAATAATGCCAATCCTATGCCCAGTATGAACGACCAATACAACGCTTATAATAATAACAACAGCAATAGTAGTAGCGGTAGTAGCAACTATTATGACTACTCTGGTAGCTCAAATAGCAGTGGTTCTTCTTACAGTGGCAGCAATTCTTATAGCGCGGGCAGTGCCTATAGCGGCGCTAGCAGTGGCTCTGCCAGTGGCAGCTTTGCAATTCAAGTATTAGCTAGCGGCAATCGCAATACAGCTAATTCCATGCAGCAACAGATGCAAGGTCAGGGCTTTAACGCAGTAGTGGATTCTGTCGGCGGCTTATATAAAGTTCGTATTCCTTATACCAGCCGTGGCGATGCCCAATCCAATTTGAGTCGGGTGCGTGGCTCTGTGCCTGATGCGTTTTTAACGACTCGCTAA
- the thiL gene encoding thiamine-phosphate kinase produces the protein MSEFNIIRDYFDWQPRPADLTLGIGDDAALVSIPVGMELVVSVDTSNAGIHFPLDTPPHAIGYKSLAVNLSDLAAMGAIPKWFTLAISLPEANPIWLSEFARGLRELAEQHQIYLIGGDTTRGALSITIQVMGLVEQGTALLRSRAQVDDLICVSGTLGDAAAGLAVVQQRLELADADATYTVQRLHYPSPRVALGRLLRPYAHACMDISDGLLGDLQHILNASKLGADITTSALPLHTALNSLPLEQQQRFALSGGDDYELLFTIPATHLKTLQKQAFDLGLSITVIGKIQDNFPIIQLDSNFPDQRHGYDHFSLL, from the coding sequence GTGTCGGAATTTAATATTATTCGGGATTACTTTGACTGGCAGCCGCGCCCTGCTGATTTAACGCTAGGTATTGGTGACGATGCCGCTTTAGTCAGCATTCCAGTAGGCATGGAATTGGTTGTCTCCGTCGATACCTCCAATGCGGGTATTCACTTTCCGCTGGATACGCCCCCGCATGCCATTGGTTATAAAAGCCTTGCTGTGAACCTAAGCGATCTCGCCGCGATGGGCGCAATACCAAAATGGTTTACGTTGGCGATTTCCTTACCAGAAGCCAATCCAATTTGGTTAAGTGAATTTGCGCGTGGCTTACGGGAGTTAGCCGAGCAACATCAAATTTATTTAATTGGTGGCGATACCACACGCGGCGCATTGAGCATTACCATTCAGGTGATGGGTTTAGTTGAACAAGGTACGGCACTGTTACGTAGCCGCGCTCAAGTGGACGATTTAATTTGTGTGTCCGGTACATTAGGCGATGCAGCCGCAGGGTTAGCGGTCGTGCAACAACGCTTAGAGTTAGCAGATGCAGACGCAACTTATACCGTGCAACGCCTTCACTACCCTAGCCCACGGGTCGCGTTAGGTCGTTTATTGCGCCCTTATGCACATGCCTGTATGGATATTTCCGACGGTTTATTAGGCGATTTGCAGCATATTTTAAATGCGTCAAAACTAGGAGCAGACATAACAACTAGCGCCCTGCCCTTGCATACAGCGCTTAATTCGTTGCCATTAGAACAACAACAACGTTTCGCTTTAAGTGGCGGTGATGATTACGAACTATTATTTACGATCCCTGCCACTCATCTGAAAACTCTACAAAAACAGGCATTCGATTTAGGTTTAAGCATAACTGTTATCGGAAAAATACAAGATAATTTTCCAATAATTCAATTGGATAGTAATTTTCCTGATCAGCGGCATGGTTATGATCATTTTTCTTTATTATAA
- a CDS encoding tRNA threonylcarbamoyladenosine dehydratase: protein MDSSRRFGGIIRLYGEAAFARFSHAHIAVIGVGGVGSWAVEALARSGIGTLTLIDLDNVAESNINRQLAALSSTIGKTKVDVLAERCVDINPTITIHCIEDFVERENLAELITPHFDYVLDCIDSFRIKAALAAHCKRHKIKLITVGGAGGQIDPTKIRLSDLSKTLQDPLLARMRKELRQHYHFPQNPKRRFDVPAVWSEEAIKIPQNGPACDLSCAGGIGSITTVTASFAFVAVSHVLSKLATSA from the coding sequence ATGGATAGCAGCCGCCGTTTTGGCGGCATTATTCGTCTGTACGGAGAAGCGGCATTTGCCCGCTTTTCCCACGCACACATTGCGGTGATTGGGGTCGGCGGTGTGGGTTCATGGGCAGTGGAAGCGCTAGCACGTTCTGGGATTGGCACACTAACGCTCATTGATCTGGATAATGTAGCCGAATCCAATATCAACCGACAATTAGCTGCACTGTCTAGTACTATCGGCAAAACCAAAGTGGATGTATTAGCCGAGCGTTGTGTAGATATTAATCCCACTATTACGATCCATTGCATTGAAGACTTTGTAGAGCGCGAAAACTTAGCCGAACTGATTACGCCACACTTTGATTATGTGTTGGATTGTATTGATAGCTTCCGCATTAAAGCCGCATTAGCTGCACATTGTAAACGCCACAAAATCAAACTCATTACTGTGGGCGGCGCAGGTGGGCAAATTGACCCTACCAAAATTCGTTTATCCGACTTAAGCAAAACCTTACAAGATCCTTTATTAGCTCGCATGCGGAAGGAATTACGCCAGCATTATCATTTTCCGCAAAATCCCAAACGACGTTTTGATGTTCCAGCGGTTTGGTCAGAAGAAGCCATTAAAATTCCGCAAAATGGCCCCGCCTGTGACTTAAGTTGTGCGGGTGGCATTGGTTCTATTACCACCGTTACTGCTAGCTTTGCTTTTGTTGCAGTCAGTCATGTGCTATCCAAACTGGCGACATCCGCCTAA